From the genome of Geitlerinema sp. PCC 9228:
TTTAAAGTCACCGTCAGTTGTTTGGCTTCCCCCGGTTCGAGAAACAACTGGCTGGGATTGATATGGAAAACTTCCCGGGGATTGAGAACTGCCATGGTTTGGCTATCGCTTTGTTCGGGATTTTGATGGGATTTGGCAGTCACCACCGTTTCCCCCGGTTGGCTGGCTGTCAGGGTAACTCGGTTGGGTTGGGTGTTGATGGTAGCCACTTGCGGGTTGCTAGAATACCAAGTAACGCTGCGATCGAAATCTCCCTCGCCGAAAACATTCGCTGCTAAATTGAACGTTTGTCCGGGAAAAATTCGGTTGTTGGGAATCTGGGAGGCAATTTCGATATCTGTAACCTGGGAAGGATTGTTCCGAACTCTAACAGGAATTTCTTGTTTCGCCTGGTAGGTTTCATCCGGCAATTCTACAATTATCGTGGTATCGCCAACTTGTTTGGCAGTTACTTTGCCGTTGCCATCCACCGTCGCAATTTCGGGATTTTCCGCAGACCACCTCAGCTTGCTTTTGCCAAAAAGTTTCTGAATATTTTCTAGAGGTGTAGCGCCAAAATCGGTATTCAGCGTCGTTTGGTCGCCAACTTTCATAGCCAGCGATTTGGGTTCTACTTCCAGTTTGGGAGTAACCGTCACGGCAACTTCTGCATGGGGAAGTTCCGCATCCGATTTGCCATCCAACTTGGAAATTTGTTCGGGGTTGAAGGTGGTGGAGAGGGTGGTTTCGCCGGGGGTTTTGGCAGTTAGAATGCCAACTTCTTTGCTAAATTGGCTAACTTGGAGGTTGGCAACTGTTTTATTTTCTACCTTCCAGGTAAGGGGAGGAATGTCGGCAAAATAATTTTCCACTTTGGCGGTCAAACCATAGGAATCTCCCACTTGCAAGGCTACCGACGATGCTGGTTCCATTGAAATTTGCCAGCAAGCGGGGTTGGTTCCTTGCTGCCACCAGAGGATGGGATGGCAGGAGGTTTGCAAAATTCCGGTCCAAATCGATAAAATCGGGGTAAATATGGCAAGAATGATGGCTAAAATGGTTTTTGCAGACACGGGATAGGCAAGATG
Proteins encoded in this window:
- a CDS encoding Ig-like domain-containing protein, whose amino-acid sequence is MSAKTILAIILAIFTPILSIWTGILQTSCHPILWWQQGTNPACWQISMEPASSVALQVGDSYGLTAKVENYFADIPPLTWKVENKTVANLQVSQFSKEVGILTAKTPGETTLSTTFNPEQISKLDGKSDAELPHAEVAVTVTPKLEVEPKSLAMKVGDQTTLNTDFGATPLENIQKLFGKSKLRWSAENPEIATVDGNGKVTAKQVGDTTIIVELPDETYQAKQEIPVRVRNNPSQVTDIEIASQIPNNRIFPGQTFNLAANVFGEGDFDRSVTWYSSNPQVATINTQPNRVTLTASQPGETVVTAKSHQNPEQSDSQTMAVLNPREVFHINPSQLFLEPGEAKQLTVTLNGEPLDNKQVKWLSNQSREVSVQNGRVCAHKDNTQAAIAAILPDEKLENYPRLEDSIPVRTGIATHHPSIPWLPIVGAGLVAGIGTAIVTVNPIAGIAAGLGAAAIFGTTPILDGDRDGKYYQCDSPPMEQLAEPTDNRTPER